DNA sequence from the Thiobacillus sp. SCUT-2 genome:
GCCGCGTTCCTCGACGCGGGCAGGGCGGAATTCTGGCGGGCGCTCGGGCTCGGCGCGCTCGTGGCCGGCGAATTGCGGGTGTCGCTGTTCGCCTACGAGAATCCCGCGCTCGCGGGGCTGCTCGATGCCTGGGCGGCGGGCCCGCAGCCGGTGACCTGCCTGGTGCCGGAGGGACGCATCGTGCCGCAGCTCGCCGCGTGGTTGGGCGTGCCGACGGCGGAGGCCGGCGAGCGCTTCCGGCGCGGCGCGCTGGAGCTGCGCATCCTGCCGTTCACCGACCAGGATGCCTACGATCGCCTGCTGTGGGCGTGCGACCTCAATTTCGTCCGCGGCGAGGATTCCTGCGTGCGCGCCCAGTGGGCGGGTCGTCCGCTGGTCTGGCAGGCCTATCCGCAGGCGGAGGGGGCGCACGCGGACAAGCTCGAAGCGCTGCTGGCGCGATACGTTCACGGCCTGGGGCGGGCTGCGGCCGCCGCCGTCGGCGGCCTGTGGCGTCACTGGAACGGCCTCGCGCCGGCGCCCGATCCGGCGAGCTGCTGGGTCGCCTGGCGCGCGCAGCAGGCGGCGATCGAACAGCAGGCGGCCGCCTGGCTCGACGCGCTGGGGCAGGCCGGTTCGCTCACCGAAAAGCTGGTGGAATTCGCCGAAAACCGGTTAAAATAACGAGTTTTCTCAAACCCTTAGCTCTCTCCGCAGGACACACACCATGAAAACCGCAATGGAACTCCGCGCCGGCAACGTCGTGATGATCGGCAAAGACCCGATGGTCGTGCAGAAGGCCGAATTCTCGAAATCCGGCCGCAACGCCTCCGTCGTCAAGATGAAGCTGAAGAACCTGCTCACCGGCTCCGGCATGGAATCCGTCTACCGCGCCGACGACAAGTTCGACACCGTGACGCTTGACCGCAAGGAATGCACCTATTCCTACTTCGCCGACCCGCTGTACGTGTTCATGGACAGCGAGTACAACCAGTACGAAGTCGAAGGCGATAACCTCGGCGATGCGCTGAACTACCTCGACGACGGCATGCCGGTGGAAGTGGTGTTCTACGACGGCAAGGCAATCTCGGTCGAGATGCCGACCACGGTGATCCGCGAGGTCGAGTACACCGAGCCCGCCGTGCGCGGCGACACCTCCGGCAAGGTCATGAAGCCTGCGCGCATCAAGCCCACCGGCTTCGAGCTTCCGGTTGCCGCGTTCGTCGAGATCGGCGACATGATCGAGATCGATACCCGCACCAACGAATTCAAGCGCCGCGCCAACTGAGCCGATCGCTTGCACGGACAAAAAGGCAGCCGCGGCTGCCTTTTTGTTTTTCGGCGCCTTCGGCTACGGCGTTAAAATGGCTGCCTGATTGTCCGCCGCCTTCCCATGACCGACCCGCGCTTCGTCCACCTCCGACTGCACAGCGAA
Encoded proteins:
- the efp gene encoding elongation factor P; translation: MKTAMELRAGNVVMIGKDPMVVQKAEFSKSGRNASVVKMKLKNLLTGSGMESVYRADDKFDTVTLDRKECTYSYFADPLYVFMDSEYNQYEVEGDNLGDALNYLDDGMPVEVVFYDGKAISVEMPTTVIREVEYTEPAVRGDTSGKVMKPARIKPTGFELPVAAFVEIGDMIEIDTRTNEFKRRAN
- the earP gene encoding elongation factor P maturation arginine rhamnosyltransferase EarP; translated protein: MRVSWDIFCNVIDNYGDIGVAWRLARGLARDGDRDVRLWVDDLRAFRRIWPAIDPAADAQACAGVTVRAWREPFAAVEPAQVVVEAFGCALPGVYLETMARRSPAPVWINLEYLSAEAWVEAHHGLPSPHPRLALTKFFFFPGYTPATGGLLVEPDLAQRRAAFLDAGRAEFWRALGLGALVAGELRVSLFAYENPALAGLLDAWAAGPQPVTCLVPEGRIVPQLAAWLGVPTAEAGERFRRGALELRILPFTDQDAYDRLLWACDLNFVRGEDSCVRAQWAGRPLVWQAYPQAEGAHADKLEALLARYVHGLGRAAAAAVGGLWRHWNGLAPAPDPASCWVAWRAQQAAIEQQAAAWLDALGQAGSLTEKLVEFAENRLK